One stretch of Toxoplasma gondii ME49 chromosome XI, whole genome shotgun sequence DNA includes these proteins:
- a CDS encoding hypothetical protein (encoded by transcript TGME49_217170) — MLPKIAKVPYFPQVVLSGASPLAARASSVATSRFPPRENREDAAPERMGEASEADGDRDEQEEKRELAEGEREASREPGGGEEEERERQAKRSGEEEGAAAEDGEGTGEDRGGGKGEAKEESREEEENEEEKEEGSREEEENEDEKEEESREEEENEEEKEEKGKAKQGREGKEGEEHRE; from the exons ATGCTTCCCA aaatcGCGAAAGTTCCATATTTTCCCCAGGTGGTGCTCTCCGGGGCGTCGCCATTGGCTGCGCGGGCGTCTTCTGTGGCGACGTCCAGATTTCCACCGCGAGAGAATAGAGAGGACGCAGCTCCGGAACGTATGGGAGAGGCGTCGGAAGCAGATGGAGATCgagacgaacaagaagagaagagagagctggcagagggagaacgagaagccaGCAGAGAGcctggaggaggcgaagaagaagagagagagagacaagcaaagcgcagcggagaagaagaaggcgcggcAGCGGAAGATGGCgaaggaacaggagaagacagaggcggaggaaaaggggaggcgaaggaagaaagtagagaagaggaggaaaacgaggaagagaaagaagaaggaagtagagaagaggaggaaaacgaggacgagaaagaagaagaaagcagagaagaggaggaaaacgaggaagagaaagaagaaaagggaaaagcTAAGCAAGGtagagaaggcaaagagggtgaagaacacagagaatAA
- a CDS encoding Der1 family protein (encoded by transcript TGME49_217160~Signal peptide predicted by SignalP 2.0 HMM (probability 0.423) with cleavage site probability 0.346 at residue 36~Predicted trans-membrane domain (TMHMM2.0):14-37:57-80:94-117:137-160:169-189) has product MAQVDLFFSHLPPVTRFYLFCSTALMLLCTLEIVSPFSLYINYNLVLQRGQVWRIFSCFLFFGTFSLHFFWNVYVLIFYCATLEEHQRSATFLWMLLTTGALLLGLSHIFGVGSYFFSGSMINVMTYIWGRRNPSTRLSVFFISVSAPYLPFVLALMSVLVGWNMADHVIGILVGHVYYFFEDIYPLLPTSKGRRIFRTPRLLLWIFRENAD; this is encoded by the exons ATGGCGCAGGTGGACTTGTTCTTCTCACATCTTCCGCCAGTGACGAGGTTTTACTTGTTCTGCTCAACAGCGCTGATGCTGCTGTGCACCTTGGAGAtcgtgtctccgttctcgctGTACATCAACTACAACCTCGTCCTGCAGCGAGGCCAAGTCTGGCGGattttctcctgcttcctcttcttcgggaccttctctctccacttcttctggAACGTTTACGTCTTGATCTTCTACTGCGCAACTCTAGAGGAACACCAAAGGAGCGCGACCTTCCTCTGGATGCTTCTGACGACCGGCGCTCTGCTGCTT GGACTGTCGCATATCTTTGGCGTCGGTTCGTACTTTTTCAGCGGATCGATGATCAACGTCATGACCTACATTTGGGGTCGACGGAATCCGAGTACGCGTTTGTCGGTGTTCTTCATCTCCGTCAGCGCGCCGTACCTGCCGTTCGTTCTCGCGCTGATGTCTGTCCTCGTCGGGTGGAACATGGCAGACCATGTGATTGGGATCCTGGTGGGGCATGTCTACTACTTCTTCGAAGACATTTATCCTCTCCTGCCGACCAGCAAAGGCCGCCGCATCTTCAGAACTCCCCGCCTGCTGCTCTGGATCTTCCGAGAGAATGCGGACTGA